A stretch of the Marinobacter sp. JH2 genome encodes the following:
- a CDS encoding CoA transferase — translation MTKKLPLPLEGVRVVDFGQQIAGPAVAMVLADFGATVVHIDPPEGPQWDHPANAVLNRNKNCLSLDLKTESGLTNAQALIEQADIVIESFRPGVMKELGVDFTQLRAERPELITLSVPGFASNDALRREWKATEAVVAATCGAFTDMGFNRVLMGINPSFSPLPLGSAYAVSLASSSAVLALLEREKTGRGDHIEVPVAAALMEGLSYNSYVIEGLPDRYKTMREDEIEYRKANNIEFDLSYEDLQEYLDPFYRTYECADGRMFYCVCPSHRNHAKRALKLLGIYDELKAEGLPEVQDLHAPVSEWDGETSIGVYPLPKKWADIISEKMKKAFLSKTSTEWGVLFGEGQIPGAPHRTTQEWVNDEHTNAAGLIVEVNDPEYGLMKQPGPIAWLEEMAADMLQPRPRKQVSFDEALAELSAVAASETVTRPTGQSIQPASGKGWLDGLRVLDLTNVIAGPHSAAFLSRFGAEVIKLDTVTPMYDPLIGVLFTFQTNVNKQSALIDITTTEGREAFNRLVRSVDMVVINAPERQMKPLGLDNESLQAINPGVLFCRLDCLGGPLRGPKTDYIGYDDIIQANSGIMSRFGGPATPEEHAHLGTLDVNCGFAAGLGMAISLYHKAKTGQPTRSRTSLSAVTNIAQISFAFDYEGRAPFNEPSGREALGHHELSHFYKTSEGWLYLDSNHSELDKLEGVEGLQGISSATNIRDFLTDALSQAPASYWAEVLQEADIAAAQPNAIEDLRAQYSREADGTPGTGSGSFSFSTYPNHPSGHCITQIDHYSVRPAEASTRAIKPAEQYGHSTRNVLASVGYREEEIESMIERGIAGLSWSTEYLPS, via the coding sequence ATGACAAAAAAGCTCCCCCTACCATTAGAAGGCGTACGCGTTGTTGATTTTGGCCAGCAGATCGCAGGCCCCGCTGTAGCCATGGTGCTGGCAGATTTTGGCGCCACTGTAGTGCACATCGACCCGCCAGAAGGCCCCCAGTGGGATCACCCAGCAAATGCGGTGCTTAACCGGAACAAGAACTGTCTGAGCTTGGATCTGAAAACCGAGTCCGGACTAACAAACGCACAAGCCCTGATCGAACAGGCTGATATCGTTATCGAAAGTTTCCGGCCGGGCGTCATGAAAGAGCTGGGGGTGGACTTCACACAGCTTCGTGCTGAACGCCCCGAATTGATCACTCTGTCAGTGCCAGGCTTTGCGAGCAACGATGCACTACGCCGTGAATGGAAAGCGACAGAAGCTGTCGTTGCAGCAACCTGCGGTGCGTTTACCGACATGGGCTTTAACCGGGTACTGATGGGCATTAACCCAAGCTTCTCGCCCTTGCCACTGGGTTCGGCCTATGCGGTATCACTGGCCTCAAGTTCCGCCGTACTCGCGCTACTCGAGCGCGAAAAAACAGGCCGTGGGGACCACATCGAAGTGCCTGTCGCCGCTGCCTTGATGGAAGGTTTGTCCTATAACTCGTACGTTATCGAAGGCTTGCCTGACCGCTACAAAACCATGCGTGAAGATGAGATCGAGTATCGCAAAGCCAATAACATCGAGTTTGATCTGAGCTATGAAGACCTCCAGGAATACCTGGATCCTTTTTACCGTACATACGAGTGTGCAGATGGCCGCATGTTCTACTGCGTGTGTCCATCTCACCGAAACCACGCAAAACGTGCATTGAAGCTTCTCGGCATTTATGACGAGCTCAAAGCCGAAGGGTTGCCCGAAGTGCAAGACCTGCATGCCCCCGTTTCCGAGTGGGATGGCGAAACCTCTATTGGCGTTTACCCGCTGCCTAAGAAATGGGCTGACATCATTTCAGAAAAAATGAAGAAGGCATTCCTGAGCAAAACCTCGACAGAATGGGGCGTGTTGTTTGGTGAAGGCCAGATTCCCGGAGCGCCGCACCGCACCACCCAAGAGTGGGTAAACGACGAACACACCAACGCTGCGGGCCTTATTGTTGAGGTAAACGACCCCGAATATGGTTTGATGAAGCAGCCAGGGCCAATTGCCTGGCTGGAGGAAATGGCGGCAGACATGCTGCAGCCCCGTCCCCGCAAGCAGGTTTCCTTTGATGAGGCACTGGCAGAACTATCCGCTGTTGCAGCAAGTGAAACCGTGACTCGTCCCACCGGACAATCCATTCAGCCCGCTAGCGGCAAAGGCTGGCTCGACGGCCTACGGGTTCTGGACCTGACCAACGTTATTGCTGGCCCTCACTCTGCGGCGTTCCTTAGCCGGTTCGGTGCAGAAGTCATCAAGCTGGACACAGTCACACCGATGTACGATCCCTTGATTGGCGTTTTGTTCACATTCCAGACCAATGTAAACAAGCAAAGTGCTTTGATTGACATCACCACCACAGAAGGCCGCGAAGCGTTTAACCGTCTGGTGCGCTCCGTTGACATGGTCGTCATCAACGCTCCCGAGCGACAGATGAAACCTTTGGGGCTAGACAATGAAAGCCTCCAAGCCATCAACCCTGGCGTACTGTTCTGTCGCCTTGACTGCTTGGGCGGCCCCTTGCGTGGCCCAAAGACCGACTACATCGGTTACGACGACATCATTCAAGCAAACAGCGGCATCATGAGTCGCTTCGGCGGCCCGGCCACGCCAGAAGAGCACGCGCACCTAGGCACTCTGGACGTAAACTGTGGCTTTGCGGCAGGCTTGGGAATGGCAATATCGCTCTACCATAAAGCAAAAACCGGCCAGCCCACGCGTTCGCGCACATCGCTGTCGGCGGTGACCAACATCGCTCAAATCTCCTTTGCCTTCGACTATGAGGGGCGCGCACCGTTCAATGAGCCATCAGGTCGAGAGGCTTTGGGCCACCATGAACTATCACACTTCTATAAAACCAGCGAGGGCTGGCTGTATTTGGATTCGAACCACTCTGAACTGGATAAACTCGAAGGGGTCGAAGGACTGCAGGGCATAAGTTCAGCCACCAACATCCGCGATTTTCTGACCGATGCGCTAAGCCAGGCACCCGCCAGCTACTGGGCAGAAGTACTTCAGGAAGCCGACATTGCTGCAGCCCAACCGAATGCCATTGAAGATCTTCGAGCACAATACAGCCGTGAGGCCGATGGCACTCCGGGTACTGGCTCCGGTAGCTTTTCGTTCTCAACTTACCCGAACCACCCTAGCGGTCACTGCATCACGCAAATTGACCACTACTCGGTGCGCCCCGCTGAAGCGTCTACTCGAGCAATTAAACCGGCAGAGCAATATGGCCATTCCACGCGCAACGTTCTTGCGAGCGTTGGCTACAGAGAAGAGGAAATCGAGTCAATGATTGAACGCGGAATTGCGGGGCTAAGCTGGAGCACGGAATACCTTCCGAGTTAA
- a CDS encoding BCCT family transporter, whose protein sequence is MNNKKELISSTGWLTGTNPVMSVGAGLVVLIFVLFTVADPVYANELYSAAKNFIAKELAWYYIGLVSIILFMVVGIVFTRYGNVRLGQDSDRPEFSNFSWFSMLFGAGIGIGILFWSIAEPISYFQGNPFIAESQELTAEAAQVAMRVSIFHWGLHGWAVFALSGLILSYFSYRKGLPLSIRSSLYPIFGDRIYGPIGHIADLLAVFGTVFGIATSLGMGAQQMNTGMNYLLGVEVSTTNTILLIAVISIIATISVVTGLNRGIRLLSELNMRLTMVILGLFLVFGPTAYLLGSLVTNFGDYVVHAVELGFWVDPDPESQWQGWWTIFYWGWWISWAPFVGIFIARISKGRTVREFILGVLIAPTLLAVIWITIFGNTAMFIELFGNGGVVEAVNADTTMALFKTIELMGSSDLVVTLMASICTIMLVTYFVTSADSATLVVCTLISMGDTNPLARYRVFWSAAIGSVAAVLLVAGGLGALQTATVVAALPFSIILIMAIYGLLKSLREEAIPGKLFNAAQMVGPATSPGKKPGVATVSGSL, encoded by the coding sequence ATGAATAACAAAAAAGAGTTAATAAGCTCGACTGGGTGGCTGACTGGCACAAATCCAGTCATGTCAGTCGGCGCAGGTCTAGTCGTGCTTATTTTTGTTCTGTTTACTGTTGCGGACCCGGTGTATGCCAATGAGCTGTACAGCGCCGCCAAGAATTTTATCGCTAAAGAGTTAGCGTGGTATTACATAGGCTTAGTCAGCATTATTTTGTTTATGGTCGTTGGCATAGTGTTTACCCGATACGGCAATGTACGGTTGGGTCAAGATTCTGATCGGCCAGAGTTTAGTAACTTTTCCTGGTTTTCCATGTTGTTTGGAGCCGGTATCGGCATTGGCATCCTGTTTTGGAGCATTGCCGAGCCTATTTCGTATTTTCAAGGCAATCCTTTCATCGCAGAGAGTCAGGAGTTAACGGCAGAGGCGGCGCAAGTAGCCATGCGCGTGTCGATATTTCATTGGGGATTGCACGGTTGGGCAGTGTTTGCCTTGAGTGGCCTGATCCTTTCCTACTTCAGCTACCGCAAAGGTTTGCCTCTCTCCATACGCTCGAGCCTTTACCCGATCTTTGGAGATCGGATCTACGGGCCGATTGGACACATTGCTGATTTGCTGGCGGTGTTTGGAACAGTTTTCGGTATTGCGACCTCTCTGGGGATGGGCGCTCAGCAAATGAATACCGGAATGAATTATTTGTTGGGCGTTGAGGTTTCAACGACCAATACCATCCTTTTGATCGCGGTCATTTCAATCATTGCAACAATTTCGGTCGTTACCGGGCTGAACCGTGGCATACGCCTGTTGAGTGAGCTCAATATGCGTTTGACGATGGTTATTCTCGGGTTGTTTTTGGTGTTTGGCCCTACCGCCTACTTGCTGGGATCGCTGGTGACTAACTTTGGCGACTACGTTGTTCATGCCGTGGAGTTGGGCTTTTGGGTAGACCCGGATCCAGAAAGTCAGTGGCAGGGGTGGTGGACTATTTTCTACTGGGGTTGGTGGATCTCTTGGGCCCCTTTCGTCGGTATTTTCATAGCACGTATCTCTAAAGGCCGTACTGTTCGTGAGTTTATTCTTGGTGTGCTAATCGCTCCGACTTTGTTGGCGGTTATCTGGATCACCATCTTTGGCAATACTGCCATGTTTATTGAGTTATTTGGCAACGGCGGGGTTGTTGAGGCCGTTAATGCGGATACCACCATGGCGCTGTTCAAGACTATCGAGTTGATGGGCAGCAGCGATTTGGTCGTGACGCTGATGGCCAGTATCTGCACCATCATGCTGGTGACTTACTTTGTGACTTCTGCGGATTCGGCCACCCTGGTTGTGTGTACGTTGATCTCGATGGGGGATACGAACCCGTTGGCCCGTTATCGAGTTTTCTGGAGCGCCGCGATTGGTTCGGTTGCTGCAGTTTTGTTGGTGGCTGGCGGTTTGGGGGCGTTGCAAACAGCCACGGTGGTTGCCGCTTTGCCGTTCTCAATCATTTTGATCATGGCGATATACGGGCTGCTGAAGTCATTGCGTGAGGAGGCTATTCCGGGGAAGTTGTTTAACGCCGCGCAAATGGTAGGTCCCGCTACGTCACCTGGCAAAAAACCGGGCGTGGCAACTGTCTCGGGCTCTCTCTGA
- a CDS encoding iron-containing alcohol dehydrogenase, producing the protein MVTQVILPRILQTGEGASQQLPEVLASLGCSRPLIITDKMMVQLGYTETIQGCLAASDLSADVFDDTVPEPTVSSIQAGVAKVRDGDYDSIIALGGGSPIDSAKAISILGKFGGTMRDYKFPRIVNELGLPIIAIPTTAGTGSEVTRVTIITDESNDEKMLCMGVGFMPVAALVDFNLTLSLPKRTTADTGIDALTHAMEAYVSRKASLYTDAQAIAAMRLIGPNLRRVFHDGSDKKAREQVMLGSTLAGIAFSNASVALVHGMSRPIGAAFHVPHGLSNAMLLPAVTEYSIPAAAERYADCARAMGVASEQDSTDVANSKLMAELYALNDELEVPTPEMFGIDRGEFFHLLPTMAEQALQSGSPGNNPRVPSAEEIIELYKKLW; encoded by the coding sequence ATGGTTACTCAAGTCATTCTCCCTCGCATCCTGCAAACCGGTGAAGGGGCCTCGCAGCAACTTCCGGAGGTTTTGGCTAGCCTGGGCTGCAGCCGCCCATTAATTATCACTGATAAAATGATGGTCCAACTGGGCTATACCGAGACCATTCAGGGGTGTCTGGCCGCTAGTGATTTATCAGCTGATGTGTTCGATGACACTGTGCCGGAACCCACGGTCAGCTCAATACAAGCAGGCGTTGCCAAAGTTCGCGACGGTGATTACGACAGTATCATCGCCCTTGGTGGTGGCAGCCCGATCGATAGTGCAAAGGCCATCAGTATTCTAGGCAAATTTGGCGGCACGATGCGAGATTATAAATTCCCGCGCATTGTCAACGAGCTGGGTTTGCCGATCATCGCTATTCCCACCACCGCAGGTACCGGTTCAGAAGTGACCCGCGTGACGATCATCACAGACGAGTCTAACGATGAAAAGATGTTGTGTATGGGGGTGGGCTTTATGCCTGTGGCGGCGCTGGTCGACTTTAATCTAACCCTCAGTTTGCCCAAGCGAACGACTGCCGATACCGGCATTGATGCGTTAACGCACGCAATGGAAGCATACGTCAGTCGTAAGGCGAGCCTATACACCGACGCTCAAGCTATCGCGGCAATGCGGCTCATCGGCCCGAACCTCCGGCGGGTGTTCCATGATGGTTCTGACAAAAAAGCTCGCGAGCAAGTCATGCTGGGGTCTACTTTGGCTGGAATTGCGTTTTCCAATGCATCTGTTGCTCTAGTGCATGGGATGAGCCGACCTATTGGCGCCGCTTTCCATGTGCCTCACGGGCTGTCTAACGCCATGTTGCTCCCAGCGGTCACCGAGTACTCGATTCCCGCTGCCGCCGAGCGTTATGCAGACTGTGCTCGCGCCATGGGGGTTGCGTCGGAACAAGACAGCACTGACGTCGCGAACAGTAAGCTGATGGCGGAGCTGTATGCCTTGAATGATGAGTTAGAGGTGCCAACCCCGGAAATGTTCGGCATCGATCGCGGCGAGTTTTTCCACCTGTTGCCAACGATGGCCGAGCAGGCACTGCAATCCGGGTCCCCTGGAAACAACCCTCGGGTCCCCAGTGCCGAAGAAATTATCGAGCTTTACAAAAAACTTTGGTAA
- a CDS encoding CoA-acylating methylmalonate-semialdehyde dehydrogenase, producing MNTIGHLIGGQMVADESRTQLVFNPSTGEATRQVALASKATVEQAIAAAEAAYPAWRDTPAIKRARIMFRFKELLEQNADHIARLIGEEHGKIQHDALGELQRGIENVEYACGAPEFLKGEHSPKVGPGIDTWSEFQPLGVVAGITPFNFPAMVPLWMYPMAIVCGNCFILKPSERDPSSTLFIAQLLQEAGLPDGVMNVVNGDKEAVDTLLTDVRIQAVSFVGSTPIAEYIYSTASAHGKRCQALGGAKNHAIVMPDADMDNAVNQLLGAAFGSSGERCMALSVAVAVGDAAGDALVAKMAEAMKTLKVGAYSEASNDFGPVITGQHRDKVVGYINSAEQQGARIVVDGRNQVVAGHENGFFVGGTLIDQVTPEMTSYQEEIFGPVLQVMRVNTMQEAMDLINAHEYGNGTCIFTRDGEAARYFTDNIMVGMVGVNVPLPVPVAYHSFGGWKRSLFGDLHAYGPDGVRFYTRRKAITQRWPSAGVREGAEFSMPTMK from the coding sequence ATGAATACCATAGGTCATTTGATTGGCGGGCAGATGGTTGCCGACGAAAGCCGCACCCAGCTGGTTTTTAACCCTTCGACCGGCGAGGCGACGCGGCAGGTCGCCTTGGCCTCTAAGGCCACTGTAGAGCAGGCTATTGCTGCAGCAGAAGCTGCCTACCCTGCATGGCGCGATACCCCGGCGATCAAGCGTGCTCGTATCATGTTCCGTTTCAAGGAGTTGCTGGAGCAAAACGCGGATCACATTGCGCGGCTTATCGGGGAAGAGCACGGCAAAATCCAGCACGATGCGCTGGGAGAGCTGCAGCGTGGCATTGAGAACGTGGAATACGCCTGTGGCGCTCCTGAGTTTCTTAAAGGTGAACATAGCCCGAAGGTTGGCCCCGGCATTGATACCTGGAGTGAGTTTCAGCCGCTGGGCGTTGTTGCGGGTATAACGCCGTTCAATTTCCCGGCCATGGTGCCGTTGTGGATGTACCCCATGGCGATTGTTTGCGGAAACTGTTTCATTTTGAAACCATCGGAGCGAGATCCTAGCTCAACATTGTTTATTGCCCAGTTATTGCAGGAAGCTGGTCTGCCCGACGGCGTGATGAACGTGGTCAACGGCGATAAGGAAGCGGTAGATACCTTGCTCACAGATGTTCGTATCCAGGCAGTCAGTTTTGTCGGTTCAACACCAATCGCGGAATACATCTACAGTACCGCCAGTGCCCATGGTAAGCGTTGTCAGGCATTGGGCGGCGCGAAAAATCACGCCATCGTTATGCCCGATGCTGATATGGACAATGCGGTGAACCAATTGTTAGGGGCTGCGTTTGGCTCTTCTGGCGAACGCTGCATGGCGTTGTCGGTTGCGGTTGCCGTGGGTGATGCGGCTGGCGATGCGTTGGTTGCCAAGATGGCCGAGGCCATGAAAACCCTGAAAGTGGGGGCCTACAGTGAAGCCAGTAATGATTTTGGCCCGGTGATTACAGGCCAGCACCGCGATAAGGTCGTGGGTTATATCAATAGCGCGGAGCAGCAGGGCGCGCGCATTGTTGTGGATGGCCGCAACCAAGTTGTGGCTGGCCACGAAAATGGTTTCTTCGTTGGTGGTACGTTGATTGATCAGGTTACCCCTGAGATGACCAGCTACCAGGAAGAAATCTTTGGGCCGGTGTTGCAGGTCATGCGAGTGAATACGATGCAAGAAGCCATGGACCTGATCAACGCTCATGAGTACGGCAACGGCACCTGTATATTCACCCGTGATGGCGAAGCTGCTCGCTACTTCACCGACAACATCATGGTGGGCATGGTTGGTGTTAACGTGCCTTTGCCGGTGCCGGTGGCGTATCACAGTTTTGGAGGCTGGAAGCGGTCCCTGTTTGGTGACTTGCATGCCTATGGCCCGGATGGCGTGCGCTTCTATACGCGTCGTAAGGCCATAACCCAACGCTGGCCTTCCGCCGGAGTGCGGGAAGGTGCCGAGTTCTCGATGCCAACTATGAAGTAA
- a CDS encoding LysR substrate-binding domain-containing protein, with amino-acid sequence MKKRLPPLNWLRTFEAAARHLNLTQAALELNLTQAAISQHVKGLESQLGTELFRRLPRGLELTDAGKAYLPVVHECIRRLATATNEIFGQGKTRLLTVRTNLVFFTAWIAPRFARFREMHPDVGVRFTSNIWLDNSTHDSDMEVRYGKGDWPGFDADRLSWDELFPVCSPQVASTLGDINSGELGALESLSKQTLLHVIGYEEGWGHWLDESGLSNVQFAGEIQFDTLITAMKVAEHGDGIALGRTCLVEEAMDAGTLVAPFEQKVPTAEAFYLVRPANKYLHPHAEIFRGWLLEEAAKAR; translated from the coding sequence ATGAAAAAGAGACTCCCGCCGCTAAACTGGTTGCGGACTTTTGAAGCTGCAGCACGTCACCTGAACCTGACTCAGGCAGCGCTAGAGCTGAACTTGACTCAGGCTGCGATCAGCCAGCATGTGAAGGGGTTAGAGTCTCAGCTAGGCACCGAATTGTTTCGACGATTACCTCGAGGGTTGGAATTGACGGACGCAGGTAAAGCGTACTTACCTGTAGTGCACGAGTGCATTAGGCGACTTGCCACCGCAACAAATGAGATTTTTGGTCAGGGCAAAACCCGCCTGCTGACAGTTAGAACAAATCTTGTGTTTTTCACTGCTTGGATTGCCCCTCGGTTTGCTCGCTTTCGCGAGATGCATCCCGACGTTGGCGTGCGCTTCACCAGTAATATCTGGCTGGACAACAGCACGCACGATTCCGATATGGAAGTCCGCTACGGAAAAGGTGATTGGCCGGGCTTCGATGCTGACCGGCTGAGTTGGGACGAGTTGTTTCCAGTTTGCAGCCCACAAGTGGCCAGTACGCTGGGTGATATCAATTCAGGTGAGCTAGGCGCTCTTGAAAGCCTGAGCAAGCAAACATTGCTTCACGTTATTGGTTATGAGGAAGGTTGGGGGCACTGGCTTGATGAATCTGGCTTGTCGAATGTCCAGTTTGCCGGGGAAATTCAATTTGATACGTTAATTACAGCAATGAAAGTGGCTGAGCACGGCGATGGTATTGCTTTGGGGCGAACCTGCTTGGTGGAAGAAGCGATGGATGCGGGAACGTTAGTCGCCCCCTTTGAACAAAAAGTACCGACGGCGGAAGCATTTTATCTGGTTCGGCCCGCTAACAAGTACCTTCATCCTCATGCAGAGATATTTCGAGGCTGGCTTTTGGAAGAGGCTGCTAAAGCGCGCTAG
- a CDS encoding oxidative damage protection protein, producing the protein MSRTVFCRKYQKEMEGLAMPPMPGPKGQDIFENVSKAAWDEWQNQQTMLINEKHLNLMDVNNRKYLQAQMDHFFNNEPFDKAEGYVPPEK; encoded by the coding sequence ATGAGCCGCACTGTATTCTGCCGAAAGTACCAGAAAGAAATGGAAGGCTTGGCTATGCCTCCAATGCCGGGCCCGAAGGGACAGGATATCTTTGAAAACGTATCCAAAGCCGCCTGGGACGAATGGCAGAATCAGCAGACCATGCTGATCAACGAAAAACACCTGAATCTGATGGACGTGAACAACCGCAAGTACCTGCAAGCCCAGATGGACCATTTCTTCAATAACGAGCCATTCGACAAGGCTGAAGGGTACGTTCCACCAGAAAAGTAA
- the mutY gene encoding A/G-specific adenine glycosylase, with protein MPDLFADKLLNWYDNHGRHNLPWHHNRNAYRVWVSEIMLQQTQVATVIPYFEAFMASFPDVQALASAPEDAVLSHWSGLGYYARARNLHKAAKQIVEAYDGEFPQDQETLESLTGIGRSTAAAILAQAFGKRAAILDGNVKRVLARYHAVPGWPGQSAVLKQLWEHAETHTPDQRVRDYTQGIMDLGAMVCTRSKPTCDSCPLSIGCAAYAENQTHLYPGSKPKKQKPEKTTWMLIFEDNDGRILLERRPPSGIWGGLWSLPELDPAYGMEELQEACEKELGLVCRDPELISGFRHTFSHYHLHIQPARLPVSASTKVSDSESQRWLHRDEALALGLPAPIRSLLTEPEQSTLL; from the coding sequence ATGCCAGACCTTTTCGCCGACAAACTGCTTAATTGGTACGACAACCACGGCAGGCACAACCTGCCGTGGCACCACAACCGCAACGCTTACCGTGTCTGGGTGTCTGAAATTATGCTTCAGCAAACCCAGGTCGCTACCGTCATCCCCTACTTTGAAGCCTTCATGGCAAGCTTCCCGGACGTTCAGGCACTTGCCTCTGCGCCTGAAGATGCCGTGCTCAGCCATTGGTCTGGCCTTGGCTACTATGCCCGCGCCCGGAACCTGCACAAAGCAGCCAAGCAAATCGTCGAGGCTTATGACGGTGAATTTCCGCAAGATCAGGAAACACTGGAGTCGCTCACAGGCATTGGCCGCTCAACGGCAGCCGCCATTCTGGCCCAAGCCTTTGGCAAGCGCGCCGCGATTCTGGACGGCAACGTAAAACGAGTGCTGGCCCGCTACCACGCCGTACCCGGCTGGCCGGGGCAAAGCGCTGTACTCAAGCAGCTGTGGGAGCACGCGGAAACCCACACACCAGACCAACGTGTGCGCGATTACACTCAGGGCATAATGGATCTGGGCGCCATGGTCTGCACCCGCAGCAAACCGACATGCGATAGCTGCCCGCTCAGCATCGGGTGTGCTGCCTATGCGGAAAACCAAACCCACTTATACCCCGGTTCCAAGCCGAAAAAGCAAAAGCCGGAAAAAACGACCTGGATGCTGATCTTTGAGGATAACGATGGCCGAATCTTGCTGGAACGCCGCCCGCCCAGCGGCATCTGGGGCGGGCTCTGGAGCCTTCCCGAACTGGACCCGGCATACGGCATGGAAGAGCTGCAAGAGGCCTGCGAGAAAGAGCTGGGGCTTGTGTGCCGCGACCCTGAATTGATCAGCGGCTTTCGCCACACCTTCAGCCATTACCACTTGCACATTCAGCCGGCCCGCTTGCCAGTATCCGCCAGCACCAAGGTTTCAGATTCGGAAAGCCAGCGTTGGCTTCACCGCGACGAAGCACTCGCACTAGGCCTGCCAGCCCCTATTCGCAGCTTGCTGACGGAGCCAGAGCAAAGCACCCTGCTCTGA